A single genomic interval of Homo sapiens chromosome 7, GRCh38.p14 Primary Assembly harbors:
- the AGR2 gene encoding anterior gradient protein 2 homolog isoform X1, with translation MEKIPVSAFLLLVALSYTLARDTTVKPGAKKDTKDSRPKLPQTLSRGWGDQLIWTQTYEEALYKSKTSNKPLMIIHHLDECPHSQALKKVFAENKEIQKLAEQFVLLNLVYETTDKHLSPDGQYVPRIMFVDPSLTVRADITGRYSNRLYAYEPADTALLLDNMKKALKLLKTEL, from the exons ATGGAGAAAATTCCAGTGTCAGCATTCTTGCTCCTTGTGGCCCTCTCCTACACTCTGGCCAGAGATACCACAGTCAAACCTGGAGCCAAAAAGGACACAAAGGACTCTCGACCCAAACTGCCCCAGACCCTCTCCAGAG GTTGGGGTGACCAACTCATCTGGACTCAGACATATGAAGAAGCTCTATATAAATCCAAGACAAG cAACAAACCCTTGATGATTATTCATCACTTGGATGAGTGCCCACACAGTCAAG cTTTAAAGAAAGTGTTtgctgaaaataaagaaatccaGAAATTGGCAGAGCAGTTTGTCCTCCTCAATCtggtt tatgaAACAACTGACAAACACCTTTCTCCTGATGGCCAGTATGTCCCCAGGATTATGTTTGTTG ACCCATCTCTGACAGTTAGAGCCGATATCACTGGAAGATATTCAAATCGTCTCTATGCTTACGAACCTGCAGATACAGCTCTGT